One part of the Spiribacter salinus M19-40 genome encodes these proteins:
- a CDS encoding alcohol dehydrogenase family protein: MTDQSVPQTMSAVVLTRHGGLDALEYRNDVPVPRPGPNEVLLEVHACGMNNTDVWVREGAYGSETDPQAVSTWRRGRSTLTFPRIQGTDSVGVIVAVGEGVPGTRVGERVIVDFSLYNRDDDSLADIDYIGHGRDGGYAEYQCVPADNAHAVDTALTDAQLATFCCAYLTGEHMLERADVQAGERVLVTGASGGVGSGIVQLCRARGAIPYAVTRADKAEALTAIGAEAVIDRDSDDWPAAVAAATGDQPIDVVADLVAGPHFNDLLRILRPEGRYTTAGAIAGPVVELDLRTMYLKQLQLHGSSQGRRSDFKRLLGHILAGRISPLLHGTYPLSDFHRAQTDFMAKNYVGKLVVVPDRHWDAVGAPHAHP; encoded by the coding sequence ATGACGGATCAGTCAGTTCCGCAAACGATGTCAGCCGTGGTCCTCACCCGCCATGGCGGCCTGGACGCGCTCGAGTACCGCAATGATGTGCCGGTGCCCCGGCCGGGCCCGAATGAGGTGCTGCTCGAGGTTCATGCCTGCGGCATGAACAACACGGATGTCTGGGTGCGGGAGGGCGCGTATGGCAGCGAGACCGACCCCCAGGCGGTCTCTACCTGGCGGCGCGGCCGCTCCACGCTGACCTTTCCGCGGATTCAGGGCACCGACAGTGTTGGTGTGATCGTGGCGGTGGGTGAGGGGGTGCCGGGCACACGCGTCGGCGAGCGCGTGATTGTGGACTTCAGCCTCTACAACCGCGATGACGATAGCCTCGCGGACATTGATTACATCGGCCATGGCCGCGACGGCGGCTATGCCGAGTATCAATGTGTGCCGGCCGATAACGCCCACGCCGTCGACACCGCGCTGACCGACGCCCAACTGGCCACCTTCTGCTGCGCCTACCTCACCGGTGAGCACATGCTCGAGCGGGCGGATGTCCAGGCCGGCGAGCGGGTGCTGGTCACCGGGGCGTCGGGCGGCGTCGGCTCGGGCATCGTGCAGCTCTGCCGGGCCCGAGGGGCGATCCCCTATGCCGTCACCCGCGCTGACAAGGCCGAGGCGCTGACGGCCATCGGTGCCGAGGCGGTCATCGACCGCGACAGCGATGACTGGCCCGCCGCGGTGGCGGCCGCAACGGGTGATCAGCCCATAGATGTCGTCGCCGACCTGGTGGCCGGTCCGCACTTCAATGACCTGCTGCGCATTCTGCGTCCGGAGGGTCGTTACACCACGGCTGGCGCTATCGCTGGGCCGGTGGTGGAGTTGGACCTGCGCACGATGTACCTCAAGCAGCTCCAGCTCCATGGCTCATCCCAGGGCCGTCGCAGTGATTTCAAACGACTGCTTGGCCACATTCTGGCCGGGCGCATCAGTCCGCTCCTGCATGGCACCTATCCACTGTCTGACTTCCATCGGGCGCAGACGGACTTCATGGCCAAAAATTACGTGGGCAAGCTTGTGGTCGTTCCTGACCGCCACTGGGATGCGGTCGGAGCGCCCCATGCCCATCCCTGA
- the tadA gene encoding tRNA adenosine(34) deaminase TadA, protein MSTSTPSSDLRFMARALELAHEAAVAGEVPVGAVVVAGDRIVGEGWNQPIATRDPSAHAEILALRAAGQTLEAYRLPGTRLYVTLEPCPMCLGAMIHARVDEVIYGASDPKTGACGGALSLHEAPAHNHQLTVRGGVEADASAELLKGFFRARRGAAREPS, encoded by the coding sequence GTGAGCACGTCGACGCCCTCGAGTGACCTCCGTTTCATGGCGCGGGCCCTTGAGCTCGCCCACGAGGCCGCCGTGGCGGGTGAGGTGCCGGTCGGTGCCGTGGTGGTGGCGGGCGATCGCATTGTGGGCGAAGGCTGGAACCAGCCCATTGCCACCCGCGACCCCAGTGCCCACGCCGAGATCCTCGCCTTGCGCGCCGCGGGGCAGACACTGGAGGCCTACCGCCTGCCAGGTACACGGCTTTACGTCACATTGGAGCCCTGTCCGATGTGTTTGGGCGCCATGATCCACGCCCGGGTGGACGAGGTGATCTACGGCGCCAGCGATCCCAAAACGGGTGCCTGCGGCGGGGCATTGTCGCTCCATGAGGCGCCAGCGCATAATCATCAACTCACAGTGAGGGGCGGCGTCGAGGCCGACGCGAGCGCCGAGCTGTTAAAAGGGTTTTTCCGCGCCCGGCGCGGTGCGGCAAGAGAGCCATCATGA
- the xseA gene encoding exodeoxyribonuclease VII large subunit gives MDTPLQHDVYTVTGLNQEVRQILEQAYPLIWVEGELSNLARPRSGHVYFTLKDSESQVRCALFRNRALRLRFTPDNGERVRLRARIGLYAPRGEYQLIAEHMEPAGDGALQQAFEVLKAKLGAEGLFDPTIKQAIPAMPRRIGVVTSPTGAAIRDVLSVLARRFPALPVLIYPVRVQGDGAAAEIAAAIDRAEARREVDVLVVTRGGGSLEDLQAFNDEAVARAIHRAHLPIVSAVGHEVDISIADLAADQRAATPSAAAELLSPDGMAIRRELQARTERLNQSLTRQLMHHRGYLDRLARRLASQHPGRQLRERAQRLDELEQRLVHAGQARLAARRQHLEGLTRRLRAVSPAHQLRALAAQQSALTNRLQIAMRSDLGRRQARLQENARALEAVSPLATLQRGYAIVRDDENGRILRTASEVKTGDRVHARLGQGELTARVETVNPPSET, from the coding sequence ATGGATACCCCGCTGCAACATGACGTCTATACCGTCACCGGGCTTAATCAGGAGGTCCGGCAGATCCTGGAGCAGGCTTACCCACTGATCTGGGTCGAGGGGGAGCTTTCCAACCTCGCCAGGCCGCGATCCGGTCATGTCTATTTCACGCTGAAGGACTCGGAATCCCAGGTGCGTTGCGCGCTGTTTCGCAATCGGGCTTTGCGCTTGCGCTTCACCCCAGACAATGGGGAGCGCGTCCGATTACGCGCCCGCATTGGCCTGTATGCCCCGCGTGGCGAGTACCAGCTCATTGCCGAGCATATGGAACCGGCCGGTGACGGGGCGTTGCAGCAGGCCTTCGAGGTGCTCAAAGCCAAACTGGGGGCGGAGGGGCTTTTCGACCCGACCATCAAACAAGCGATTCCTGCCATGCCTCGGCGCATCGGCGTGGTGACTTCGCCAACCGGCGCTGCTATTCGAGACGTTCTGAGCGTGCTAGCCCGACGCTTTCCGGCCCTGCCCGTGCTCATTTACCCGGTGCGGGTGCAGGGTGACGGCGCTGCTGCAGAGATTGCAGCGGCCATTGATCGCGCTGAGGCTCGACGCGAAGTGGATGTATTGGTGGTCACCCGAGGCGGTGGCTCGCTTGAGGATCTGCAGGCCTTTAATGATGAAGCGGTCGCGCGGGCCATTCATCGCGCCCATCTCCCCATCGTCAGTGCTGTCGGGCATGAGGTCGACATTTCCATCGCAGACCTCGCTGCGGATCAGCGTGCCGCCACACCATCCGCTGCTGCGGAATTGCTATCGCCGGATGGCATGGCGATACGCCGCGAGCTGCAGGCCCGTACAGAACGACTGAACCAATCGCTCACCCGTCAGCTCATGCACCATCGGGGCTATCTCGATCGCCTTGCGCGGCGACTGGCCAGTCAGCACCCGGGGCGACAGCTGCGCGAGCGCGCTCAGCGCCTGGATGAGCTGGAACAACGCCTCGTTCATGCGGGACAAGCACGTCTCGCCGCTCGGCGACAACACCTCGAAGGACTGACTCGGAGGCTGCGAGCGGTCAGCCCGGCACACCAACTCCGCGCCCTCGCCGCCCAACAGAGCGCGCTGACAAACCGCCTGCAGATAGCCATGCGCTCAGATTTGGGCCGCCGACAGGCTCGCCTACAGGAGAATGCCCGCGCGCTGGAGGCCGTCAGTCCACTGGCGACACTGCAACGCGGCTACGCCATCGTCAGGGATGACGAAAACGGGCGGATCCTTCGCACGGCCAGTGAGGTCAAAACGGGCGATCGGGTGCATGCCCGACTCGGACAGGGCGAGCTGACGGCTCGGGTCGAGACGGTCAATCCGCCCTCAGAGACATGA
- the guaB gene encoding IMP dehydrogenase, with protein sequence MQIAQEALTFDDVLLLPDYSEVMPRDVSLATRVSRDITLNIPLLSAAMDTVTEARLAIALAEQGGIGIVHKSMSVAEQAREVRTVKKFESGVIKEPITVAPTASIREVLLLMGQHGISGVPVVEGEKLVGIVTSRDLRFETRLDLSVTAAMTPEDRLVTVQEGAEREEILTLLHRHRIEKLLVVNGDFKLRGMITVKDIQKAEDFPNACKDEFGRLRAGAAVSTGEGTEERVEALAEAGVDLLVVDTAHGHSRGVLDRVSWIKQHFPQVQVVGGNIATGDAAEALAKAGADAVKVGIGPGSICTTRVIAGVGVPQITAIDNVAKALKGRDIPLIADGGIRYSGDMAKAIAAGAHCVMMGSMFAGTEEAPGEVELFQGRSYKSYRGMGSIGAMSGSQGSSDRYFQENAGDADKLVPEGIEGRVPYKGAMNVIVHQLLGGLRASMGYCGCGDVEEFRTRTKFARITNSGVREGHVHDVSITKEAPNYRSD encoded by the coding sequence ATGCAGATTGCCCAGGAAGCACTGACTTTTGATGACGTCCTGCTCCTGCCTGACTACTCGGAGGTGATGCCGCGAGACGTATCACTGGCCACCCGAGTCAGTCGGGACATCACGCTAAACATCCCGCTGCTGTCTGCCGCCATGGACACGGTGACCGAGGCTCGCCTTGCGATTGCCCTTGCCGAGCAGGGCGGCATTGGCATTGTCCACAAGAGCATGAGCGTCGCCGAGCAGGCGCGCGAGGTGCGCACGGTCAAGAAGTTCGAAAGTGGCGTCATCAAAGAGCCGATCACCGTAGCGCCTACCGCCAGTATTCGCGAAGTGCTGCTGTTGATGGGGCAGCACGGGATTTCCGGTGTGCCCGTGGTGGAGGGTGAGAAGCTGGTTGGTATCGTGACCAGTCGCGATCTGCGCTTCGAGACGCGGCTGGATTTGTCCGTGACAGCCGCCATGACCCCCGAGGATCGCCTGGTCACGGTTCAGGAGGGCGCCGAGCGCGAAGAGATCCTGACCCTGTTGCACCGCCATCGCATCGAAAAGCTGCTGGTGGTGAACGGCGACTTCAAGCTGCGCGGCATGATCACCGTTAAAGATATCCAGAAAGCCGAAGACTTCCCGAATGCCTGCAAAGATGAATTCGGGCGGCTGCGTGCAGGCGCGGCTGTCTCGACGGGTGAGGGCACCGAAGAGCGGGTGGAGGCACTGGCAGAGGCGGGCGTCGATCTGCTGGTGGTGGATACCGCCCATGGTCATAGTCGGGGTGTGCTGGATCGGGTGAGCTGGATTAAACAGCATTTCCCGCAAGTGCAGGTGGTCGGCGGCAACATTGCCACGGGGGATGCCGCGGAAGCGCTTGCCAAGGCCGGCGCGGATGCCGTGAAAGTCGGGATCGGCCCCGGTTCGATCTGCACCACGCGAGTCATCGCGGGTGTTGGCGTTCCGCAAATCACGGCCATCGACAATGTGGCCAAGGCCCTCAAGGGCCGAGATATCCCACTGATTGCAGACGGCGGTATCCGTTATTCCGGCGATATGGCGAAGGCGATTGCCGCCGGCGCGCACTGCGTGATGATGGGCAGCATGTTCGCGGGCACCGAGGAGGCGCCTGGTGAGGTCGAGCTCTTCCAGGGCCGCAGTTACAAGTCTTACCGGGGCATGGGGTCGATTGGTGCCATGTCTGGCAGTCAGGGGTCATCGGACCGCTACTTCCAGGAGAATGCCGGCGATGCCGACAAGCTCGTCCCGGAGGGCATTGAAGGACGCGTGCCCTACAAAGGGGCGATGAACGTCATTGTGCATCAGCTCCTGGGTGGGCTGCGGGCGAGCATGGGCTACTGCGGCTGCGGCGATGTCGAAGAATTCCGAACGCGCACGAAGTTCGCGCGGATCACCAACTCCGGCGTTCGCGAGGGCCACGTCCACGACGTGAGCATTACCAAGGAAGCGCCGAACTACCGCAGCGACTGA
- a CDS encoding glutathione S-transferase family protein, with amino-acid sequence MADLILHHYWPSPFAHKTRMAMGLAGLAWTSVEIPRVPPKPLLLPLTAGYRRTPVLQVGADIYCDTHNIAQVLADAEPNADDRLFPGPSRGAALMLAEWVDQTLFPLAVRVVITEALDTAPPDFVQDRGDLYFGPGWTPEGLRADAPGVILQLEAGLGRLESCLAGLGRCDTRALSSGDVAAAFIAWFLRGRWSRGAELLRDHPHLCEVEAALEGMGQQPARTMSAEEALVIAERAAPQAPAGIQHRSDLAVGQSVGVRPYVQSSDPEVFGRLRALSTDRISIDHEHADVGHVAVHFPVAGYQIRPAD; translated from the coding sequence ATGGCCGATCTGATTCTGCACCATTACTGGCCATCACCCTTTGCACACAAAACCCGCATGGCGATGGGGCTTGCCGGCCTGGCATGGACGTCAGTGGAAATCCCGAGAGTCCCGCCTAAACCGCTTTTGCTCCCGCTGACCGCCGGTTATCGGCGAACGCCCGTGCTGCAGGTTGGCGCGGATATTTACTGCGATACACACAACATTGCTCAGGTGCTGGCGGACGCGGAGCCGAACGCCGATGACCGCCTGTTTCCCGGGCCTTCCCGTGGGGCGGCGCTGATGCTCGCGGAGTGGGTGGATCAAACGCTCTTTCCGTTAGCGGTCCGAGTGGTGATCACTGAGGCGCTGGATACCGCGCCGCCAGATTTCGTCCAGGATCGGGGGGACCTGTATTTCGGTCCAGGCTGGACGCCGGAGGGGCTGCGTGCAGACGCACCCGGCGTGATCCTTCAGCTTGAGGCAGGGCTGGGACGCCTTGAGTCTTGCCTGGCCGGGCTCGGGCGTTGCGACACACGAGCCCTGTCTTCTGGGGATGTAGCCGCTGCTTTCATCGCCTGGTTTCTTCGGGGGCGCTGGAGCCGCGGTGCTGAACTCCTCCGGGATCATCCCCATCTCTGCGAGGTGGAAGCGGCGCTAGAGGGCATGGGGCAGCAGCCCGCGCGGACGATGTCCGCCGAGGAGGCGCTCGTCATTGCCGAGCGGGCGGCTCCGCAGGCACCAGCGGGTATCCAGCACCGAAGCGATCTGGCGGTAGGTCAGTCTGTTGGTGTTCGCCCCTATGTCCAGTCCTCCGACCCTGAGGTGTTCGGGCGACTGCGTGCGCTGAGCACGGATCGGATATCGATTGATCACGAACACGCGGACGTCGGCCACGTTGCGGTCCACTTCCCGGTCGCGGGATACCAGATCCGGCCTGCGGACTGA
- the guaA gene encoding glutamine-hydrolyzing GMP synthase: MNQDIHAERILVLDFGSQYTQLIARRVREIGVYCEILPWDVEETRVQGFAPSGVILSGGPESVHEETAQTPRIAAAVLDLAVPVLGICYGMQALAHQLGGVVEPSQTKEFGYAEVRARGHSVLLRDIEDRTNDEGHGLLDVWMSHGDRVAELPAGFKVIASTPAAPIAGIGDDDRGLYGLQFHPEVTHTRQGQRILERFVRSVCGCTGQWTAGNIIDDLVARVRETVGNQNVLLGLSGGVDSSVVAALLHKAIGDQLTCVFVDNGLLRLEEGDEVMRTFARHMGIRVIRVDAEARFLDALAGEADPEAKRKIIGRTFIEVFDEEAGKLDNIQWLAQGTIYPDVIESAGASTGKAHVIKSHHNVGGLPERMNLKLLEPLRELFKDEVRRIGVELGLPAEMVHRHPFPGPGLGVRILGEIHKEYADCLRLADAIFIAELRAAGWYEKTSQAFAVFLPVRSVGVTGDGRRYEWVVALRAVETVDFMTARWAHLPYEFLDHVSRRIINEIEGISRVVYDISGKPPATIEWE, encoded by the coding sequence ATGAACCAGGATATCCATGCCGAGCGGATTCTCGTTCTCGACTTCGGCTCGCAATACACCCAGCTCATTGCCCGTCGGGTAAGAGAAATCGGCGTTTACTGCGAAATCCTGCCCTGGGATGTCGAGGAGACGCGTGTTCAGGGCTTCGCGCCGAGCGGCGTGATCCTCTCTGGCGGGCCGGAGTCGGTGCACGAGGAAACGGCGCAGACGCCGCGTATCGCAGCGGCCGTGCTCGACCTGGCGGTGCCGGTGCTCGGCATTTGCTATGGCATGCAGGCGCTGGCCCATCAGCTGGGTGGCGTTGTCGAACCCTCACAAACAAAGGAATTCGGCTATGCCGAGGTCCGGGCACGTGGGCATTCGGTTCTGCTGCGGGATATCGAGGATCGCACCAACGACGAGGGTCACGGGCTGCTCGATGTCTGGATGAGCCACGGAGACCGGGTGGCGGAGCTGCCGGCAGGCTTCAAGGTCATTGCCAGCACACCCGCCGCGCCAATCGCCGGGATCGGTGATGATGACCGGGGGCTTTACGGGCTGCAGTTCCACCCGGAGGTGACTCACACCCGACAGGGCCAGCGCATTCTTGAGCGGTTTGTTCGGTCGGTGTGTGGCTGCACCGGACAGTGGACCGCGGGCAACATTATCGACGACCTTGTGGCCCGAGTGCGTGAGACGGTGGGTAATCAAAACGTCCTGCTTGGACTCTCCGGTGGCGTTGACTCGTCGGTGGTCGCCGCCCTGTTGCACAAGGCGATAGGCGACCAGCTGACCTGCGTGTTCGTCGATAACGGCCTCTTGCGCCTCGAGGAGGGCGATGAGGTCATGCGCACGTTCGCCCGGCATATGGGGATTCGCGTGATTCGTGTGGATGCCGAGGCGCGGTTTCTCGATGCCCTCGCGGGTGAGGCGGACCCGGAGGCCAAGCGCAAGATTATCGGCCGAACCTTCATCGAGGTGTTTGACGAAGAGGCCGGCAAGCTCGACAACATTCAATGGCTCGCCCAGGGCACCATTTATCCGGATGTGATCGAGTCGGCGGGTGCCAGTACGGGCAAGGCCCATGTCATCAAGTCCCATCATAACGTCGGCGGCCTGCCCGAGCGCATGAATTTGAAGCTACTCGAGCCCCTGCGAGAGCTGTTCAAAGACGAGGTTCGGCGGATTGGTGTGGAGCTGGGGCTGCCTGCCGAAATGGTGCATCGCCACCCGTTTCCCGGACCGGGTCTTGGCGTGCGGATCCTTGGCGAAATTCACAAGGAATATGCCGATTGCTTGCGCCTGGCGGATGCGATTTTCATTGCCGAGCTGCGGGCCGCCGGCTGGTATGAAAAAACCAGTCAGGCCTTTGCCGTCTTCCTGCCGGTCCGGTCCGTGGGGGTGACGGGTGACGGGCGCCGCTACGAATGGGTGGTGGCGCTGCGCGCCGTCGAGACGGTGGACTTCATGACCGCACGCTGGGCGCATTTACCCTATGAATTCCTTGATCATGTCTCGCGGCGGATCATCAACGAAATTGAGGGGATCTCGCGCGTTGTCTATGACATCTCCGGCAAGCCACCTGCCACGATTGAGTGGGAATGA